The proteins below come from a single Denticeps clupeoides chromosome 15, fDenClu1.1, whole genome shotgun sequence genomic window:
- the zdhhc6 gene encoding palmitoyltransferase ZDHHC6, which yields MNFFSAIVKFENLHEVRRLCHWGPVIALTVIAVCSSVAILDSIIWYWPLDTTGGSVNFIMLINWTVLILYNYFNAMYMGPGYIPLQWKPDNQQETMYLQFCRICQGYKAPRSHHCRKCNRCVMKMDHHCPWINNCCGHLNHAYFTSFLLLAPLGCIHAAFIFIMTMYTELYDRISFGWSSVKIDMSAVRRVHHPIMPFNVAAFAATLFALGLALGTTIAVGMLFFIQMKVITRNKTSIEAWIEEKAKDRIQYYQTGEEFVFPYDLGGRWENFKQVFTWSGTPEGDGIEWPVNEKCHQYTLTIEQLKQKTDKRVRSVQYRVVEDYNGACCPLGKGLNTFFRTPCTEEPRIKLTKGETIFATRGTKWWMYGDKVLTEEQIRDGVRIRGWFPRRCVEKCHYDSANNSAPEEKKDL from the exons ATGAACTTCTTTTCGGCCATCGTTAAATTCGAGAACCTCCACGAAGTGAGGAGGCTCTGCCATTGGGGTCCTGTCATTGCACTGACCGTCATTGCCGTCTGCTCGTCTGTGGCTATACTGGACTCCATTATCTGGTACTGGCCTTTGGACACCACGGGGGGGAGTGTCAACTTCATCATGCTCATCAACTGGACCGTTCTCATTCTCTACAATTATTTCAATGCCATGTATATGGGACCGGGCTACATCCCCCTGCAGTGGAAACCT GACAACCAGCAAGAGACAATGTATTTACAGTTCTGTCGAATTTGCCAAGGCTACAAAGCACCGCGCTCTCACCATTGCCGGAAGTGCAACAG GTGTGTGATGAAGATGGATCATCACTGCCCCTGGATCAACAACTGCTGCGGCCActtaaaccacgcctactttaCAAGCTTTCTCCTCCTGGCACCTTTGGGCTGCATTCACGCTGCGTTCATCTTCATCATGACTATGTACACTGAGCTGTACGACCGG ATCTCGTTTGGATGGAGTTCAGTGAAGATTGACATGAGCGCTGTGCGACGTGTGCATCATCCCATCATGCCCTTCAACGTAGCAGCTTTTGCAGCTACTCTTTTTGCCTTAGGATTAGCTTTGGGCACCACCATCGCTGTGGGCATGTTGTTCTTTATACAG ATGAAAGTTATAACTCGCAACAAGACCTCAATAGAAGCCTGGATTGAAGAAAAG GCCAAAGACAGAATTCAGTACTACCAAACCGGTGAGGAGTTCGTCTTCCCCTATGACCTGGGCGGTCGCTGGGAGAACTTCAAGCAGGTGTTCACCTGGTCAGGCACCCCAGAGGGAGATGGCATCGAGTGGCCCGTCAACGAGAAGTGCCACCAGTACACTTTAACA ATCGAGCAGTTAAAACAGAAAACTGACAAGCGAGTGAGGAGT GTTCAGTATCGAGTGGTGGAGGACTATAACGGGGCATGCTGCCCCTTGGGCAAAGGGCTGAACACCTTCTTCAGGACGCCGTGCACAGAAGAGCCAAGAATCAAACTGACCAAAGGGGAGACCATCTTCGCCACACGGGGGACAAA GTGGTGGATGTATGGGGACAAAGTTTTGACTGAGGAGCAAATAAGAG ATGGAGTCCGCATAAGAGGATGGTTTCCACGCCGATGCGTGGAGAAGTGCCATTATGACAGTGCCAACAACTCTGCACCTGAGGAGAAGAAAGACTTGTGA